GTCCCTTTGAAAAATTCCTCCACGGGTATATTCAAGCAGACGGTGAATCGTGGATGATCTGAACCCTGTTGCTTCGGTCATACGCTTCGCTGCCCTGCCTGTGGGGGCACACATGATGACCTTACACTTCTTCCTGTTGTAGATCCCGGCGATTGACTCGATAATGGTAGTCTTTCCTGTTCCAGGAGATCCTGTGATAACCATGACTTTTGACTCACAGGCTGTCTGCACGGCTTCACGCTGCTCCGGCGCCAGTTTTATCTTCTTGTCTTGCTCGACTTCAGCTACCACTTTCCGTAAGTCTATCTTATTCAAGCAAAGGCCGTTACTTCCTGCCGCCAGTTTCCGAAGCCTTTCCGCTGTTCCGCACTCGCAAATGTGCAGCATTTTCTCATATACAGGATTAGCGCCGGAATTACTCTCATCACGTTCCACCACTATATGTTTTTCCCTGGCCAGGGTTATGATTGCATTTCTTACGATATCCGTACTCACACCGAGAAACTCATCCGCCTTGTCGACAAGTTCATTAAAAGGGCAATAAACATGACCGTTTTTACCAAGTTGAGACATAACATACAGCACCCCGGATTTAACCCTCAAGGGGTGATCGCCACTAAAGCCCATCCGTTCTGCGATTTTATCCGCTGTCAGAAATCCAATTCCAAAAATGTCTTCACAAAGCCTGTAGGGGTTTTCCGAGAGAAGTTTTATTGAATCGTTACCGTATCTTTTGTATATCTTTGTGGCATACCCTGTTGATATACCATGGCCTTTCAGAAACACCATTACGTTCCGTATCTCTTTTTGGTCTTTAAAGGCTTTGGAGATTATGTCTATGCGCTTTTCTGCTATTCCTGAAACCTTTCTCAGGAGATCGGGTCTGTTCTCGATGACCTCAAACGTGCCATTCCCGAACATTTTCACTATCCGCTTTGCCAACTCAGGGCCGATCCCCTTGATGAGTCCTGAACCCAGATAGGCGGTAATACCGTTTATAGTGTTTGGATACACGGGCACATAAGCATCGAACTTAAACTGCTTGCCGTATTTCGGATGATTGACCCACTCGCCTTCCAGGTCAAGAATGTCTCCGACTTTAGGCTGGAGGATGGCGCCGACAATGACGACGAGCTGTTTCTCCCCCTGTATGTTAGCCCTGGCTGCCGTCCAGCCTGTAGTGGTATCGGAATAAGTAATTGACTTGATTTCCCCCTGAAGGCTGGTCTTTAAGAGGTTTTCGCTATTCTTTTCGGTATTAGTCATCGTCAGAATTTGTTAGATGACGAATTATTTCATCACCTATCCCCTCTGCCTTTTTTTGAGAATCTTTTAAAATCAAGCTGTTGGGATTTGTGGAATATCTACCTGCCTCCCATGCGGCCTTTATTAATTTTTTAACTAATGATCTTGCCTTTATTTCGTCCATCGCGATTAACCCTCTCACTTTTAACATTTCCTATACTACACTTTTAATGAAAAGTCAAGGGAATAACGAATAATTGCTTAATTTCTACCACCAACATAAAAACCACTGAACGGCTCCTTCTTACCATCTTTGTTTTCTGATAGTGAGCGGGGAACTACATAGAAATCAGGGAAGCTTCCGTCTTTTTCAGCCTTATTGCAATTTTCCTGCTGCTCTTGAGCGTCCTCTCCTTTCCTGGATGTGCCTTTGACGCCTCGGGGCTGCATTTGACTGCCATGCGTGGATAAAAAAGACCTGATCTTTTGCCCCGCTTCCCCCAAGCCCCTATCTGTCACACTGCTGATTATATTGGGCAGATAGATCAGAACTGCCAGGAACAAGAGTATAATTAATATTCCGCCAATATTGTTCAACAAAGACCTCACCTTGACACTCCAACCTCCTCCAGAAACGCAATCGCCGCAAACAAAAGATAACAGGCAAGGGAAAACAGACATGCAAGAGCAAGCAGGAAATTAAGAAGCGCGGCAAATTGATATATATATAAAACCGCAATCTCGTCAACACCCAGCAACCAGGCCCAGAACAGGACACAAAAGATTAGCAGAAAAAGGATGAACATGCCCTGGACAGCATTCCGCAGATCAGTAGTAGACGGTACCATATGGATAATTAGCGAACCTGCAATAAACAGAAAAACCCAATATTTGAACGAGACGAAGTTATGCAAGGCAAAAAGTTGTCCCAGAAAATGGGGGAAAGAAAGGATAACCGACCACAAATAGTGTGCAATATGAGATTGAGGTATCCACGAGATGCCGGCAAGGTAATCGACCACTTGGTGTGCATTTGGAACCAAATATACAGCGAGGAAATAGACCGCTATTGTACCTAATATACAGGGTGAGATAGCAATAAAAAAGAGGCCGGATCGTTGATAGACGCTTCTACTGTTCCAGCTATGCCCGACATAACCGAGTGCCCCGGTTGACGTATCAAAAACATAGGGCCTGAATGCGGTTATCTTGTGGCCAAACAGTACCGCGGTTAACGCATGCGACATTTCGTGAAAAAAGGTCCCGATCCAGCCGGTAATAATTACCCCCTTCCACCCTGCCAGCCTGTAAAGCATCAACATGATATGCTTGCTGAGAAAGCGTAGAATTGCCATAAGAATAACCGTCAACATAAATAACGGAACAAAATTAGTGGCTAAGGTAATCATAATTTCAATCCTATGAATAGTTAAGTGTGGGAAACAACTTTTTGGACGGCGTTAAGAGCGCCTATGATCTGGAAGTTTCAATCCTATGAATAGTTAAGTGTGGGAAACAACTTCATTCGCCTC
The nucleotide sequence above comes from Syntrophales bacterium. Encoded proteins:
- a CDS encoding helix-hairpin-helix domain-containing protein; the encoded protein is MTNTEKNSENLLKTSLQGEIKSITYSDTTTGWTAARANIQGEKQLVVIVGAILQPKVGDILDLEGEWVNHPKYGKQFKFDAYVPVYPNTINGITAYLGSGLIKGIGPELAKRIVKMFGNGTFEVIENRPDLLRKVSGIAEKRIDIISKAFKDQKEIRNVMVFLKGHGISTGYATKIYKRYGNDSIKLLSENPYRLCEDIFGIGFLTADKIAERMGFSGDHPLRVKSGVLYVMSQLGKNGHVYCPFNELVDKADEFLGVSTDIVRNAIITLAREKHIVVERDESNSGANPVYEKMLHICECGTAERLRKLAAGSNGLCLNKIDLRKVVAEVEQDKKIKLAPEQREAVQTACESKVMVITGSPGTGKTTIIESIAGIYNRKKCKVIMCAPTGRAAKRMTEATGFRSSTIHRLLEYTRGGIFQRD